The following coding sequences are from one Microbacterium sp. SSM24 window:
- a CDS encoding MFS transporter, whose product MMTLTQELSLADARGQRVGWRGWAALIVLMLPVLLVSVDNTVLSFALPSIALELGPSSAQQLWIIDAYPLVLAGLLVTMGTLGDRFGRRRMLLIGATGFAAVSVLAAFAPSAAWLIAARAAMGVFGAMLMPSTLSLLRSIFTDRDQRRLAIAVWAAMFSAGAALGPIVGGLLLEHFSWGSVFLLSVPVLIPLLVFAPLLVPESRDPKPGRIDPVSIVLSMATMIPIVYGIKELAVHGFVIAAWLPMLAGLGFGVLFVRRQLRAKTPMLDMRLFRRGTFSGALLVNLLSVIALVGFLFFVAQHLQLIVGLSPMQAGLALVPGLAMMIAAGLAVVPIAKRWPARVVVPSALVFSLVGYIVVAFSTGPESIAALVAAFVSLGIGIGAAETVSNELVLSSAPPAKAGAASAVSETAYELGAVLGTTVLGGILTALYRANLVVPDGVPDAAAAAASETLAGAVHASDQLGGATGEALFAAAATAFDAGVTVTALIGAALVVVAGVIAATTLGGSRQKS is encoded by the coding sequence ATGATGACACTCACTCAAGAACTCTCGCTCGCCGATGCCCGAGGACAGCGGGTCGGCTGGCGCGGCTGGGCCGCGCTCATCGTCCTCATGCTGCCGGTGCTGCTCGTCTCGGTCGACAACACGGTGCTGAGCTTCGCGCTCCCGTCTATCGCGCTCGAACTCGGACCCAGCAGCGCCCAGCAGCTATGGATCATCGACGCCTATCCGCTCGTCCTCGCGGGCCTGCTCGTCACGATGGGCACGCTCGGCGATCGCTTCGGGCGACGGCGGATGCTCCTCATCGGCGCCACCGGCTTCGCCGCCGTCTCCGTGCTCGCCGCGTTCGCGCCCAGCGCGGCGTGGCTCATCGCCGCGCGGGCTGCCATGGGCGTATTCGGCGCGATGCTGATGCCCTCGACGCTCTCGCTGCTTCGCAGCATCTTCACCGACCGCGACCAGCGGCGCCTCGCGATCGCCGTGTGGGCGGCGATGTTCTCGGCGGGTGCGGCGCTCGGACCGATCGTCGGCGGTCTGCTGCTCGAGCACTTCTCGTGGGGCTCGGTCTTCCTCCTGTCGGTGCCGGTGCTCATCCCGCTGCTCGTGTTCGCGCCCCTCCTCGTCCCCGAGAGCCGCGACCCGAAGCCGGGCCGGATCGATCCGGTGAGCATCGTGCTGTCGATGGCCACGATGATCCCGATCGTCTACGGCATCAAAGAGCTCGCCGTGCACGGATTCGTCATCGCAGCCTGGCTGCCGATGCTCGCGGGACTCGGCTTCGGCGTGCTCTTCGTCCGCCGGCAGCTGCGCGCGAAGACGCCGATGCTCGACATGCGCCTGTTCCGCCGAGGCACGTTCAGCGGAGCCCTGCTGGTCAACCTGCTGAGCGTGATCGCGCTGGTCGGCTTCCTGTTCTTCGTCGCACAGCACCTGCAGCTCATCGTCGGCCTCTCGCCGATGCAGGCGGGTCTCGCCCTGGTGCCGGGGCTCGCGATGATGATCGCCGCGGGTCTGGCGGTCGTGCCGATCGCGAAGAGGTGGCCTGCTCGCGTCGTGGTCCCGTCGGCGCTGGTCTTCTCGCTCGTCGGCTACATCGTCGTCGCCTTCTCGACCGGACCCGAGAGCATCGCAGCGCTCGTGGCCGCGTTCGTGTCGCTCGGCATCGGCATCGGCGCGGCCGAGACGGTGTCCAACGAGCTCGTGCTCTCCAGCGCACCGCCCGCGAAGGCAGGCGCAGCCAGCGCGGTCTCCGAGACCGCCTACGAACTGGGTGCGGTGCTCGGAACGACGGTGCTCGGCGGCATCCTCACGGCCCTCTACCGTGCCAATCTCGTCGTGCCCGACGGTGTTCCGGATGCCGCGGCGGCGGCAGCCTCCGAGACGCTCGCCGGCGCGGTCCACGCCTCGGACCAGCTCGGCGGCGCGACCGGCGAGGCGCTGTTCGCGGCCGCGGCCACGGCCTTCGACGCCGGGGTCACCGTCACGGCGCTCATCGGAGCCGCCCTCGTCGTCGTCGCAGGGGTCATCGCGGCCACTACCCTGGGAGGATCCCGCCAGAAGTCGTAG
- a CDS encoding 3-isopropylmalate dehydrogenase has translation MSRVVKLAVIPGDGIGPEVIAEAEKVLDAATAGSGIRFDKTRFSLGAARFLETGDTLTDADLQAIAEHDAILLGAVGGVPGDPRLKDANIERGLLLRLRFELDHYVNLRPSKLYPGVPGPLAAPGDIDFVVVREGTEGPYVGNGGSIRRGTPHEVANETSVNTAFGVERVVRYAFDLAQRRGKKVTLVHKTNVLVHAGGIWKRIVDAVATEHPDVAVDYLHVDAATIFLVTNPGRFDVIVTDNLFGDILTDLAGAVTGGIGLAASGNINPDGAFPSMFEPVHGSAPDIAGQQKADPTAAILSTALLLDHLGLRDESLAVTRAVEADIAQRGAASRTTAQIGDAIADRLRA, from the coding sequence ATGTCGCGTGTCGTGAAGCTTGCCGTCATCCCCGGTGACGGCATCGGTCCCGAGGTCATCGCCGAGGCCGAGAAGGTCCTCGACGCGGCGACGGCTGGCAGCGGCATCCGGTTCGACAAGACCCGGTTCTCGCTCGGAGCCGCACGCTTCCTCGAGACGGGCGACACGCTGACGGATGCCGACCTGCAGGCGATCGCCGAGCACGACGCCATCCTGCTCGGCGCCGTCGGTGGCGTGCCCGGCGACCCGCGTCTGAAGGACGCGAACATCGAGCGGGGACTGCTGCTCCGGCTGCGTTTCGAGCTCGACCACTACGTCAATCTGCGCCCCTCGAAGCTCTACCCCGGCGTGCCCGGACCGCTCGCCGCGCCCGGCGACATCGACTTCGTCGTCGTGCGCGAGGGGACCGAGGGTCCGTACGTGGGCAACGGAGGTTCGATCCGCCGCGGGACCCCGCACGAGGTGGCGAACGAGACGTCCGTCAACACCGCGTTCGGCGTCGAGCGCGTCGTCCGGTATGCGTTCGACCTGGCGCAGCGCCGCGGCAAGAAGGTGACGCTCGTGCACAAGACCAACGTGCTCGTGCACGCGGGCGGCATCTGGAAGCGGATCGTCGACGCGGTGGCGACGGAGCACCCCGACGTGGCCGTAGACTACCTCCACGTCGACGCGGCAACCATCTTCCTGGTCACGAACCCGGGCCGATTCGACGTGATCGTCACCGACAACCTCTTCGGCGACATCCTTACCGACCTGGCCGGAGCCGTCACCGGTGGCATCGGCCTCGCCGCATCGGGCAACATCAACCCCGACGGCGCGTTCCCCTCGATGTTCGAGCCCGTGCACGGATCGGCGCCCGACATCGCAGGTCAGCAGAAGGCCGACCCCACGGCCGCGATCCTCTCCACCGCCCTGCTGCTCGATCACCTCGGGCTCCGGGACGAGTCCCTCGCCGTCACCCGCGCGGTCGAGGCGGACATCGCGCAGCGGGGTGCGGCATCCCGCACCACGGCGCAGATCGGCGACGCCATCGCCGATCGGCTCCGGGCGTAA
- a CDS encoding branched-chain amino acid aminotransferase yields MTLIDTDPDTGLAPLEFTVSRNLQAKSAEQRAEILANPGFGTSFTDHMVDVCWSVGGGWHRPRVQPYGPLTLDPAAAVLHYGQEIFEGIKAYRHADGSIHTFRPDQNGRRLQRSARRLALPELPVSYFIQSLRELVAIDGDWVPSGADQSLYLRPFMFAKEAFLGVRPAHKVGYYVIASPAGAYFKGGVQPVSIWLSEDYARAGKGGTGAAKTGGNYASSLLPQAEAYENECDQVVFLDAQGNVEELGGMNVVFVYKDGTIVTPESPSILEGITRDSILQLAKDRGHKVEGRAVSLAEWRQGVASGDIVEVFACGTAAVVTPIGLLKGRDFFDEQPIGELALSLREELTDIQYGRREDKHGWLLRLDA; encoded by the coding sequence ATGACGCTCATCGACACCGATCCCGACACCGGACTCGCCCCTCTCGAGTTCACCGTCAGCCGCAACCTGCAGGCGAAGTCCGCCGAGCAGCGCGCAGAGATCCTCGCCAACCCCGGCTTCGGCACCAGCTTCACCGACCATATGGTCGACGTCTGCTGGTCGGTCGGCGGCGGATGGCACCGCCCGCGCGTCCAGCCCTACGGACCGCTCACCCTCGATCCCGCCGCCGCGGTGCTCCACTACGGTCAGGAGATCTTCGAGGGCATCAAGGCCTACCGTCACGCCGACGGCTCGATCCACACGTTCCGTCCCGACCAGAACGGACGCCGTCTGCAGCGTTCCGCGCGGCGCCTCGCGCTGCCGGAGCTGCCGGTGTCGTACTTCATCCAGTCGCTGCGCGAGCTCGTCGCGATCGACGGCGACTGGGTGCCTTCGGGTGCCGATCAGAGCCTGTACCTGCGTCCGTTCATGTTCGCCAAGGAAGCCTTCCTGGGCGTGCGTCCCGCGCACAAGGTCGGCTACTACGTCATCGCCTCGCCCGCGGGCGCCTATTTCAAGGGCGGCGTGCAGCCGGTGTCGATCTGGCTCAGCGAGGACTACGCCCGCGCCGGCAAGGGCGGCACCGGGGCGGCGAAGACCGGCGGCAACTACGCCTCGAGCCTGCTGCCGCAGGCCGAGGCCTACGAGAACGAGTGCGACCAGGTCGTGTTCCTCGACGCCCAGGGCAATGTCGAGGAGCTCGGCGGCATGAACGTCGTGTTCGTCTACAAGGACGGCACGATCGTCACGCCCGAGTCGCCGTCGATCCTCGAGGGCATCACGCGCGACTCGATCCTGCAGCTCGCGAAGGACCGCGGCCACAAGGTCGAGGGGCGAGCGGTCTCCCTCGCGGAGTGGCGGCAGGGCGTGGCATCCGGCGACATCGTCGAGGTGTTCGCGTGCGGCACCGCCGCCGTCGTCACGCCGATCGGGCTCCTGAAGGGGCGCGACTTCTTCGACGAGCAGCCCATCGGCGAGCTCGCGCTGTCGCTGCGCGAAGAGCTCACAGACATCCAGTACGGGCGTCGTGAAGACAAGCACGGCTGGCTCCTGCGCCTCGACGCGTAG
- a CDS encoding fumarylacetoacetate hydrolase family protein — MRIARFSHNESIRFGIVDEGELVVLDGDPMFAGFDTTGERVPLADVALLAPVIPRSKVVCIGRNYRDHAAELGNDVPPAPMLFFKPNTSVIGPGDAVVLPKHSEFVSYEGELAAVIGRITRNVPAERALDHVFGYTIANDLTARDWQKSDGQWARAKGFDTSCPLGPAIETEFDVDGPAVITTRLNGEVRQQGPISDMIFSLAAIIEFASAAFTLLPGDVILTGTPAGVGQITAGDTVEVEITGLGTLRNTARTA, encoded by the coding sequence GTGAGGATCGCACGCTTCAGCCACAACGAGTCCATCCGGTTCGGAATCGTCGACGAGGGCGAGCTCGTCGTCCTCGACGGCGACCCGATGTTCGCCGGCTTCGACACCACGGGGGAGCGCGTGCCGCTCGCCGACGTGGCGCTGCTGGCGCCCGTGATCCCGCGGTCGAAGGTCGTGTGCATCGGTCGCAACTATCGCGACCACGCCGCGGAGCTGGGCAACGACGTGCCACCGGCGCCGATGCTGTTCTTCAAGCCCAACACCTCGGTGATCGGGCCGGGCGATGCCGTCGTGCTCCCGAAGCACTCCGAGTTCGTCAGCTACGAAGGCGAGCTCGCCGCCGTCATCGGGCGCATCACGAGGAACGTCCCGGCCGAACGCGCGCTGGACCACGTGTTCGGCTACACGATCGCCAACGACCTCACCGCGCGCGACTGGCAGAAGTCGGACGGCCAGTGGGCGCGAGCGAAGGGGTTCGACACGTCGTGCCCGCTCGGCCCGGCGATCGAGACCGAGTTCGACGTGGACGGTCCGGCGGTCATCACGACCCGGCTCAACGGCGAGGTGCGCCAGCAGGGGCCCATCAGCGACATGATCTTCTCGCTCGCCGCGATCATCGAGTTCGCGTCGGCGGCGTTCACCCTGCTCCCGGGCGACGTGATCCTCACCGGTACGCCGGCGGGCGTCGGGCAGATCACGGCGGGTGACACCGTCGAGGTGGAGATCACCGGACTCGGCACGCTGCGCAACACCGCGCGCACGGCCTGA
- a CDS encoding MFS transporter, with the protein MSLPPSDAPGARTDDRDAASLAPAEIARVQRRSVWVLSIGQILGGLAFGATLSLGAVLAAEISGDEAFSGLAAAGVTLGTAALAVPLASFARRRGRRVSLATGMSIALVGVVLVVLAVALSSFPLLLAAFALVGAGQAANLQTRFAAADLATDATRGRDLSIVVWATTIGAVLGPNLTGPGEALGQAVGMPPLTGPYLITVVAQLLGIALYLIALRPDPLLLAQRVVAAAKASTTAIAKPDDPIVARYAIFAVAAAHGVMVSVMAMTPVHLLHHGASLSIIGLTISLHIAGMYALSPVFGILADRVGRVPTILLGQALLVGALLTASFGAESSGIVTVALVLLGLGWSATTVAGSTLLTEASSEQQRTRRQGLSDLIMSLVGAAGAILAGLVLAWIGYGGLALAVGVLVIATVMLAPLGRRRGRASAVAGD; encoded by the coding sequence ATGTCCCTCCCGCCGTCCGACGCGCCGGGGGCGCGCACCGACGACAGGGATGCCGCCTCCCTCGCCCCCGCCGAGATCGCCCGCGTCCAGCGGCGCAGCGTGTGGGTGCTCTCGATCGGGCAGATCCTCGGCGGGCTCGCGTTCGGCGCGACGCTGTCGCTCGGAGCGGTGCTGGCGGCCGAGATCTCGGGCGACGAAGCGTTCTCGGGTCTGGCCGCGGCCGGCGTGACACTGGGCACGGCCGCTCTCGCCGTCCCCCTCGCCTCGTTCGCGCGGCGCCGGGGCCGGCGCGTCTCGCTCGCGACGGGCATGTCGATCGCGCTCGTCGGAGTGGTGCTCGTCGTGCTCGCGGTGGCGCTGAGCTCGTTCCCGCTGCTGCTGGCCGCTTTCGCGCTCGTCGGTGCCGGGCAGGCGGCCAATCTGCAGACCCGGTTCGCCGCGGCCGATCTCGCGACCGACGCCACGCGCGGCCGCGACCTGTCGATCGTGGTCTGGGCGACGACGATCGGCGCCGTGCTCGGACCGAACCTCACCGGTCCGGGCGAGGCCCTGGGTCAGGCGGTCGGGATGCCGCCGCTGACCGGGCCGTACCTGATCACCGTCGTCGCACAGCTCCTCGGCATCGCGCTCTACCTCATCGCCCTGCGCCCCGATCCGCTGCTGCTCGCCCAGCGAGTGGTCGCCGCAGCGAAGGCGAGCACGACGGCGATCGCGAAGCCCGATGACCCGATCGTCGCCCGTTACGCGATCTTCGCCGTCGCGGCGGCGCACGGCGTGATGGTGTCCGTCATGGCGATGACACCCGTGCACCTGCTGCACCACGGCGCGTCGCTGTCGATCATCGGGCTCACGATCAGCCTTCACATCGCCGGGATGTACGCGCTCTCGCCGGTCTTCGGCATCCTAGCCGACCGCGTGGGGCGGGTCCCGACGATCCTTCTCGGTCAGGCGCTGCTCGTCGGGGCGCTCCTCACCGCGTCGTTCGGTGCCGAGTCCTCCGGCATCGTGACCGTCGCGCTCGTTCTGCTCGGGCTGGGCTGGAGTGCGACGACCGTGGCCGGATCGACACTGCTCACCGAGGCATCCTCCGAGCAGCAGCGCACCCGCCGTCAGGGTCTCAGCGACCTCATCATGAGTCTCGTCGGCGCGGCGGGGGCGATCCTCGCGGGCCTGGTGCTGGCGTGGATCGGCTACGGCGGACTCGCACTGGCCGTGGGGGTGCTCGTCATCGCGACCGTCATGCTCGCACCGCTCGGACGACGTCGAGGCCGCGCGTCGGCCGTCGCGGGCGACTAG
- a CDS encoding 3-oxoacyl-[acyl-carrier-protein] synthase III C-terminal domain-containing protein codes for MGTTASAYLTGFGRYLPGEPVDNDGIVSRLGGDDAVTERIRRRILESNGIRQRHYALDENGEPTELNEELAVKALRAALDDRGITAADIRMLATATTMGDALVPGFASMVHGRLGGGPMQLLSVSGVCASSLSALDAAVSKVRLGDHPRVAVVGSELPSRSLRQLRFDGIRAGMDSHFLRWMLSDGAGAVVVEFQPHPDRPSLRVDWVRHVSLAHEHDVCMRAGMAGTDPVVGRTWQDVSIPDAEAAGMFLLRQDVSVLDDLADAGLAQFEELVDIGLVDVHHLDHVLCHYSTNIFRDLAFDGIRRRIPALDTDRWFSNLETRGNTGAASIFIALEEAWRTGRFSPGETILLAVPESARFSFAFAHLTVVAPPAPQGASQ; via the coding sequence ATGGGAACGACGGCATCCGCATACCTCACCGGCTTCGGCCGGTATCTGCCCGGTGAGCCCGTCGACAACGACGGGATCGTCTCGCGCCTCGGGGGCGACGACGCCGTCACGGAGCGCATCCGTCGTCGCATCCTCGAATCCAACGGCATCCGCCAGCGCCACTACGCGCTCGACGAGAACGGGGAGCCGACGGAGCTGAACGAGGAGCTCGCGGTGAAGGCGCTGCGCGCGGCGCTCGACGATCGCGGGATCACCGCCGCCGACATCCGGATGCTGGCGACGGCCACCACGATGGGCGATGCCCTCGTGCCGGGCTTCGCGTCGATGGTGCATGGGCGGCTCGGCGGCGGGCCGATGCAGCTGCTGTCGGTCTCGGGGGTGTGCGCCTCGAGCCTGTCCGCACTCGATGCGGCGGTGAGCAAGGTGCGCCTCGGGGATCACCCGCGCGTCGCGGTGGTCGGCTCGGAGCTGCCGAGCCGCAGCCTCCGCCAGCTCCGGTTCGACGGGATCAGGGCGGGGATGGATTCCCACTTCCTGCGATGGATGCTGTCCGACGGCGCCGGTGCGGTGGTGGTCGAGTTCCAGCCGCACCCCGACCGTCCGTCGCTGCGGGTGGACTGGGTGCGTCACGTCTCGCTGGCGCACGAGCACGACGTCTGCATGCGGGCCGGCATGGCGGGCACGGATCCCGTCGTCGGCCGCACGTGGCAGGACGTGTCGATCCCCGACGCCGAGGCGGCCGGCATGTTCCTGCTGCGCCAGGACGTGAGCGTCCTCGACGATCTCGCAGATGCCGGCCTCGCGCAGTTCGAGGAGCTCGTCGACATCGGTCTGGTGGACGTGCATCACCTCGACCACGTGCTGTGTCACTACAGCACCAACATCTTCCGAGACCTGGCCTTCGACGGCATCCGTCGTCGCATCCCCGCGCTCGATACCGACCGCTGGTTCTCGAATCTCGAGACCCGGGGCAACACCGGTGCGGCGAGCATCTTCATCGCACTCGAGGAGGCGTGGCGCACCGGGCGGTTTTCGCCGGGTGAGACGATCCTTCTGGCCGTGCCGGAGTCCGCCCGTTTCTCGTTCGCCTTCGCTCACCTCACGGTGGTCGCCCCACCCGCACCGCAAGGAGCCTCGCAATGA
- a CDS encoding iron-containing redox enzyme family protein has protein sequence MTDTLTATTGAPLDGGSSLAERLAAVWAEFEDMLTRVPILRRLDEGAVTLEDYKRLLFNLRQQVVDGSPWISRAAASFDIDHFELRAAAIRHAEEEHRDYLMLERDYVAVGGSLEHLRAGRKNLGSEALSGYMFHYASQPNPVGLLGAMFIIEGLGARRAAAWAARFQEVLGLADNQVHFMRYHEQADAAHTGDMDAILSSGIVDADAADQVVRCAQVVARLYVLQLEELDR, from the coding sequence ATGACCGACACCCTGACCGCGACCACCGGCGCTCCGCTCGACGGCGGGTCGAGCCTCGCCGAACGCCTCGCTGCCGTCTGGGCCGAGTTCGAGGACATGCTCACGCGGGTCCCGATCCTGCGCCGTCTCGACGAGGGCGCAGTGACGCTCGAGGACTACAAGCGGCTGCTGTTCAACCTGCGTCAGCAGGTCGTCGACGGATCGCCGTGGATCTCACGCGCGGCCGCGAGCTTCGACATCGACCATTTCGAGCTGCGCGCCGCCGCGATCCGTCACGCCGAGGAGGAGCATCGCGACTACCTCATGCTCGAGCGCGACTATGTCGCGGTGGGCGGCTCGCTCGAGCACCTGCGCGCCGGGCGGAAGAACCTCGGCTCCGAGGCGCTGTCCGGCTACATGTTCCACTACGCATCGCAGCCCAATCCCGTGGGCCTCCTGGGCGCGATGTTCATCATCGAGGGCCTCGGCGCCCGGCGCGCGGCGGCGTGGGCGGCACGCTTCCAGGAGGTGCTCGGTCTCGCCGACAACCAGGTGCACTTCATGCGGTACCACGAGCAGGCCGACGCGGCCCACACCGGCGACATGGACGCCATCCTCTCGTCGGGCATCGTCGATGCGGATGCCGCGGACCAGGTGGTGCGATGCGCGCAGGTCGTCGCGCGCCTCTACGTGCTGCAGCTCGAAGAGCTGGATCGCTGA
- a CDS encoding DUF6999 family protein → MPEFVRSDPSMWEAVYADPSVPLDRALVRQIIDDQRRPSRRWLYPIARILSRVIVALVSVVKRVLPFRWMPLSAMDFLCVWFLRHFVSPDAVDLLIRHFVVETNLVNFIVRNTAIDMEPVTLRPETLAGLGDHAVVEHDVNVYDLLIALDDVPLTRPETLDFTQLDIPPLDAERGRRRVLRLDIQTALCFMNIPFSMALTVEEYRRAVHSIRFDDSFLEILALVTDDDTFRHWKNAGMSLWMDSNVDVPRMVYRHALVCEYAHAQLVKLAGGAYPRQTAADFD, encoded by the coding sequence ATGCCGGAGTTCGTCCGCTCCGACCCGAGCATGTGGGAGGCGGTGTACGCCGACCCCTCGGTACCGCTCGACCGTGCGCTGGTGCGGCAGATCATCGACGACCAAAGGCGTCCGTCGCGACGGTGGCTCTACCCGATCGCGCGCATCCTGTCGCGGGTCATCGTCGCACTCGTCTCGGTCGTGAAGCGGGTGCTGCCCTTCCGGTGGATGCCGCTGTCCGCGATGGACTTCCTCTGCGTGTGGTTCCTCAGGCACTTCGTGTCGCCCGACGCGGTAGATCTGCTCATCCGCCACTTCGTGGTCGAGACGAATCTCGTGAACTTCATCGTCCGCAACACGGCGATCGACATGGAGCCGGTCACGCTCCGCCCCGAGACGCTCGCGGGTCTGGGCGATCACGCCGTGGTCGAGCACGACGTCAACGTCTACGACCTGCTGATCGCCCTCGACGACGTGCCGCTGACGCGCCCGGAGACGCTCGACTTCACCCAGCTCGACATCCCGCCGCTCGACGCCGAACGCGGCCGCCGGCGCGTCCTGCGCCTCGACATCCAGACCGCGCTGTGCTTCATGAACATCCCGTTCTCGATGGCGCTGACGGTCGAGGAGTACCGGCGCGCGGTGCACTCGATCCGCTTCGACGACTCGTTCCTCGAGATCCTCGCGCTCGTGACCGACGACGACACGTTCCGGCACTGGAAGAACGCGGGCATGAGCCTCTGGATGGATTCCAACGTCGATGTGCCGCGGATGGTCTACCGGCACGCGCTCGTGTGCGAGTACGCGCACGCCCAGCTCGTGAAGCTCGCCGGCGGCGCCTACCCGCGCCAGACGGCGGCGGACTTCGACTGA
- a CDS encoding aminotransferase class V-fold PLP-dependent enzyme: MALQTLPSPAIAAAKSEFTGGRGYLASCTVGLPTRATRAAVIAELDAAASGRPDPSAASAAVERSRALFARLVGVESRAVAIGSQVSVAVALVAASLPHGAEVLVADGDFSSVVLPFVHAGRSLRVRAVPLAELAGAVSPSTAMVAFSLVQSATGEVADADAIVAAASVHGARTLCDATQAVGWLPVEASRFDALVCHAYKWLCAPRGVSFLTLSHDLARDVPPLFAGWYAGEDPWSSCYGGAVELAPDVTRFDASPAWQAFVGAAPALALFASLDARALHDHATGLAAAFRRRLGLARPERESAIVTWADPDGAALARLTGAGIVASGRAGRARVAFHVFNDEDDVELAARALGR; encoded by the coding sequence ATGGCCCTCCAGACGCTCCCGTCTCCCGCGATCGCCGCCGCGAAGTCCGAGTTCACCGGCGGGCGCGGCTACCTCGCCTCGTGCACGGTCGGTCTTCCGACCCGCGCGACGCGTGCGGCCGTGATCGCCGAGCTGGATGCCGCGGCCTCCGGTCGCCCGGATCCCTCGGCCGCCTCCGCCGCGGTCGAGCGCTCCCGCGCCCTCTTCGCCCGGCTCGTCGGCGTGGAATCGCGCGCTGTCGCGATCGGATCCCAGGTGTCGGTCGCGGTGGCCCTGGTGGCGGCATCCCTCCCCCACGGCGCCGAGGTGCTCGTCGCCGACGGCGATTTCTCGTCGGTCGTGCTGCCCTTCGTGCACGCCGGGCGATCGCTCCGCGTCCGCGCCGTCCCCCTTGCGGAGCTCGCCGGTGCCGTGAGCCCGTCGACCGCGATGGTCGCCTTCTCGCTCGTGCAGTCGGCGACAGGCGAGGTGGCGGATGCCGATGCCATCGTCGCCGCCGCATCGGTGCACGGCGCCCGCACGCTGTGCGATGCGACCCAGGCCGTCGGCTGGCTGCCGGTCGAGGCATCCCGCTTCGACGCCCTCGTGTGCCACGCGTACAAGTGGCTGTGCGCGCCGCGGGGCGTCTCGTTCCTCACCCTCTCGCACGACCTCGCGCGCGACGTTCCGCCGCTCTTCGCGGGCTGGTACGCCGGCGAAGACCCCTGGTCGTCGTGCTACGGCGGTGCCGTCGAACTGGCGCCCGACGTGACGCGCTTCGACGCGTCGCCCGCGTGGCAGGCGTTCGTGGGCGCCGCGCCCGCGCTGGCCCTGTTCGCCTCCCTCGACGCGCGGGCCCTGCACGACCACGCCACCGGCCTGGCTGCGGCATTCCGTCGGCGACTCGGCCTCGCGCGGCCGGAACGCGAGAGCGCCATCGTCACGTGGGCAGACCCCGACGGGGCCGCCCTCGCGCGACTCACGGGCGCCGGGATCGTCGCCTCCGGCCGCGCGGGGCGCGCACGCGTCGCGTTTCACGTCTTCAACGACGAGGACGACGTCGAGCTGGCCGCGCGCGCGCTCGGCCGCTGA
- a CDS encoding LysR family transcriptional regulator, translated as MTALDDPELDAQALRVVKAIADEGSITGAAAVLGYSQPAVSQQLKRLEQRLQLPLVERVGRTVRLTEAGRVLARHAPAVTTALDAAAGELAELRGLRTGRVRLVGFPSASPTIVPRLLADLEERHTGVTLTYLEAEPPEAVEAVREDRADIALTFSYPGDREDPHGPSARGLSVRAIGTDDLLAVLPEGHPAAGDGSVDLAKLADERWIAGCPRCRGHLLELAARAGFSPRIAFETDNFVAVEGLVARGIGVATLPRLAVASFPRLAGVTTLPLPPSEARTIHVVTAHGADRVPAVRATLDAIERLVTEWTASGAEAGRT; from the coding sequence GTGACCGCCCTCGACGATCCCGAACTCGACGCGCAGGCCCTTCGCGTGGTGAAGGCCATCGCCGACGAAGGCTCGATCACCGGCGCTGCCGCCGTGCTCGGCTACAGTCAGCCCGCCGTCAGTCAGCAGCTCAAGCGCCTCGAGCAGCGGCTTCAGCTGCCTCTCGTCGAGCGTGTCGGGCGCACGGTGCGCCTGACCGAGGCGGGCCGGGTGCTGGCCCGTCACGCGCCGGCCGTCACGACGGCGCTGGATGCCGCGGCCGGCGAGCTCGCCGAGCTGAGGGGCCTGCGCACCGGACGCGTGCGCCTCGTCGGCTTCCCGTCCGCGTCGCCGACGATCGTTCCCAGGCTCCTCGCCGATCTCGAGGAGCGCCACACCGGCGTGACCCTCACCTACCTCGAGGCGGAGCCGCCCGAGGCGGTCGAAGCCGTGCGGGAGGACCGCGCGGACATCGCGCTCACCTTCAGCTATCCCGGCGACCGCGAGGACCCCCACGGGCCGAGCGCGCGGGGCCTGTCCGTGCGCGCGATCGGCACCGACGACCTGCTCGCGGTGCTTCCCGAGGGGCATCCCGCCGCAGGCGACGGCTCGGTGGATCTCGCGAAGCTGGCGGACGAACGATGGATCGCCGGCTGCCCGCGCTGCCGAGGACACCTGCTGGAGCTCGCCGCGCGCGCCGGGTTCTCGCCGCGCATCGCTTTCGAGACCGACAACTTCGTCGCCGTCGAGGGTCTCGTGGCACGGGGGATCGGCGTCGCCACGCTGCCGCGGCTGGCCGTGGCATCCTTCCCGCGCCTCGCGGGTGTGACGACGCTGCCGCTTCCTCCGTCCGAGGCGCGGACGATCCACGTCGTGACGGCGCACGGCGCCGATCGGGTGCCCGCCGTCCGGGCGACGCTGGATGCGATCGAGCGGCTGGTGACCGAGTGGACCGCCTCGGGCGCGGAGGCGGGCCGCACGTAG